The Streptomyces laurentii region CGGGCGCCCGGCCCGGGCACCTGATCCGGCGCTTTCGGGAACGGATCCGGCCGGATTCCGATCCCCGGGGGTTCCTGAGCGGAAGCCAAACCCGCTCAGGAACCCACAGAGGTGCACAGGACGGTGTGCGACACGCATCGTGCGCCTCCTGTGCGCCCTATGTCGCCGCAGAACCTTCCTTCGATAGGCTGTGCCGAACCCGCCCCGCCGCATATGCGCGGCGCTGTTGCCGTTGCCGCCCCAGGGGCGCGAACGGCCCGGGATTCCGGGTGATCCCGTCGAAAACTCCACCGAACAACCACGCACGTCAAGGAGAGTCATCGAGCGATGGCCGGTCCCGCGTTCCGCGCCGCCGCCGTACGGGTGCGCGTCCCCGCCACCAGCGCCAACCTCGGCCCGGGCTTCGACGCCCTCGGCCTGTCGCTGGGCCTCTACGACGACGTCGTCGTCCGGGTCGCCGACTCCGGGCTGCACATCGACATCGCCGGCGAAGGCGCCGACACCCTTCCGCGCGACGAGAGCCACCTGCTCGTACGCTCGATGCGCACGGCCTTCGACCTGCTCGGCGGTCAGCCGCGCGGCCTCGAGGTCGTCTGCGCCAACCGCATCCCGCACGGTCGCGGCCTCGGCTCCTCCTCCGCCGCCATCTGCGCCGGCATCGTCGCCGCCCGCGCCGTGACGATAGGCGGCGACAGCCGGCTCGACGCGGCCCGGCTGCTCGAACTGGCCACCGAGATCGAGGGCCACCCCGACAACGTCGCCGCCTGTCTGCTCGGCGGATTCACCCTCGCCTGGACCGAGTCCGGCGCCGCGCGGGCCATCAGGATGGAGCCCGCCGATTCCATCGTTCCGGTGGTTTTCGTGCCCGGGAAGCCCGTACTGACCGAGACCGCCCGCGGTCTGCTCCCGCGCACCGTCCCGCATGTGGACGCCGCCGCCAACGCCGGCCGCGCCGCCCTCCTCGTCGAGGCGCTGACGCGTCGTCCCGAGCTGCTGCTCGCGGCCACCGAGGACCGGCTGCACCAGGAATACCGGGCGCCCGCGATGCCGGAGAGCGTCGCCCTGGTCAACCGGCTGCGGGCGGACGGCGTGCCCGCGGTCATCTCCGGCGCGGGCCCCACGGTCCTCGCGCTGGCCGATGCCCATACGGCCGACAAGGTCGCGCTCCTCGCGGGCGAGGGCTGGGCCGCGAACCGGCTCGACCTCGACATGTCCGGGGCGAGTGTGCTTCCGCTCGCGCCCTGACGCGCGGCGGTGACCGTCCCCCGTCAGGGCGGTCACCGCGGCCGTACGGCCCCTCACCAGGGCATGTACGGACAACCGACAGCCGGTGACGGAGAGGGGGAATGTTTGTTGGAGCCGGTAGTGTTAACCTCATGTTGCAACCCGACTTCTTCAAGTCGTGGTGCTGAGTGTCCCTATCAGGGACCACCCGTTCTTCCGGGAGCCTCCTCCACTGCCTGAGCAGCCTGCCTGAGCAGTTTCGAGCACGCTCCGGAACCGGCGCGACACCCCTCGCTTGTCTCCGGTGAGGGCCGAGCAGGGGGCTCGGGCCGGACCCACAGCACGTTTTCTTTTTCTTTCCGCCGTACCCGGCGGGACCACCGCCCCGACACGGTCCACCAAGCAGGGCCGCTGCCGGACAGCACGACCGGTCGCCGAGCCAGATGGCCGACGTCCGCTCCAGGGAAGGACCCTTCGTGAGCGACACCACCGATCTGATGGGCGTGACTGCCGACAACTCTGTCGACGCCGCCGCGCCCGCCGCAGGTGCTGCCTCCGGCACCACCGCACGGCGCCGCCGCTCCGGCACCGGCCTCGAGGGCATGGTCCTGGCCGAGCTGCAGCAGGTCGCGTCCGGCCTCGGCATCAGGGGCACCGCGCGGATGCGCAAGGGCCAGCTGATCGAGGTCATCAAGGAGGCGCAGGCCGGAGGCTCCGGTTCCGCCGCTTCCACCGCCGGCTCCGCCGACACCGCGGAGTCCAAGCCGAAGCGCCGCGCCACCTCCAAGGCCCGTACGGCCGAGAGCGCCGCCGAGGCCGCGCCGAAGGCCGAGAAGGCCGAGAAGTCCGCGCCGGTCGCCCAGCAGCAGATCGAGATCCCGGGCCAGCCGGCCAGTGACGACGCTCCGGCCGGCGAGCGCCGCCGGCGCCGTGCCACGGCCCCCGCCGGTTCGCCGGAGGGCGAGGCCAAGGCCGAGACCGCGCAGGCCGTGAAGACCGAGACCCGCGTCGAGGCCCGTACGGACGTCAAGACCGAGCAGCAGGGCCAGGCGCAGGGCGAGGCCCGTTCCGAGGCCGCCGGCGACGGCGCCGAGGGCCGGGGCCGCCGGGACCGCGGCGACCGTGGTGACCGCGGCGAGCGCGGTGACCGTCAGGGCCGCCGCGACCGTCAGCGCGACCGCGGCAAGGGCGACGACCAGCAGGGCGGCCAGCGCAAGGACCGTCAGGAGCGCCAGGACCGCCAGGAGCGTCAGGGCAGCCAGCAGGCCGGTCCGCAGGACGACGGTTTCGACGACGACGGCGGCCGTCGCGGCCGGCGCGGGCGCTACCGCGACCGTCGTGGCCGTCGCGGCCGTGACGACTTCGCGGGCGGCGGCGAGCCGCAGGTCTCCGAGGACGACGTCCTGATCCCCGTCGCGGGCATCCTCGACATCCTCGACAACTACGCGTTCATCCGGACCTCCGGCTACCTGCCCGGCCCGAACGACGTGTACGTCTCCCTCGCCCAGGTCCGCAAGAGCGGTCTGCGCAAGGGTGACCACGTCACCGGTGCCGTGCGTCAGCCGAAGGAAGGCGAGCGCCGCGAGAAATTCAACGCGCTCGTGCGCCTCGACTCGGTCAACGGCATGGCGCCGGAGTCCGGCCGCGGCCGCCCCGAGTTCACCAAGCTCACCCCGCTCTACCCGCAGGACCGGCTCCGTCTGGAGACCGACCCGGGCGTGCTGACCACGCGGATCATCGACCTCGTGTCGCCGATCGGCAAGGGCCAGCGTGGTCTGATCGTGGCCCCGCCGAAGACCGGCAAGACCATGATCATGCAGGCGATCGCCAACGCGATCACCCACAACAACCCCGAGTGCCACCTGATGGTCGTCCTGGTCGACGAGCGTCCGGAAGAGGTCACCGACATGCAGCGGTCGGTCAAGGGCGAGGTCATCTCCTCGACCTTCGACCGTCCGGCCGAGGACCACACCACCGTCGCCGAGCTGGCCATCGAGCGCGCCAAGCGTCTCGTCGAGCTGGGTCACGACGTGGTCGTCCTGCTCGACTCCATCACCCGTCTGGGCCGCGCGTACAACCTCGCGGCGCCGGCCTCCGGCCGCATCCTGTCCGGTGGTGTCGACTCGACCGCGCTCTACCCGCCGAAGCGCTTCTTCGGTGCCGCGCGCAACATCGAGGACGGCGGCTCGCTGACCATCCTGGCCACCGCGCTGGTCGACACCGGCTCGCGCATGGACGAGGTGATCTTCGAGGAGTTCAAGGGCACCGGCAACATGGAGCTCAAGCTCGACCGGAAGCTCGCCGACAAGCGCATCTTCCCGGCCGTCGACGTCGACGCCTCGGGTACGCGCAAGGAGGAGATCCTGCTCGGCAGCGACGAGCTGGCGATCACCTGGAAGCTGCGTCGCGTGCTGCACGCGCTCGACCAGCAGCAGGCGATCGAGCTGCTGATCGACAAGCTCAAGCAGACGAAGTCGAACGCCGAGTTCCTGCTGCAGATCCAGAAGACGACGCCCGGCGGCAACAACGACTGATCCCGCGCGGTGACGGACGCGAGACGTCCGTCACGGTCGCCGGGATCGACGGGAGGCCGCGCCTCCTTCTCGTAACCCTGCCGTGACCTGCGTAAACGACTGCGCCCATCGAGCATCCGCTCGGTGGGCGCAGTCCGTTTACCGGGCATCAAGGGCCAAAACCTCATAAGCTCGTATGCAACCCTTTCGGGTGTTTCGCGGTCACACCAGGTGTACCGAAGGCCCAAGGGAGACGGATGACCGAGCAGAATCGCGGCGGCCGCATACGCCCCACCGGCCGCCGCCGCAAGCCGCATACGAAGGGCCACCGCACCGCGGTGATCGCCGCCTGGAGCGGGGCCGTGCTCGTCCTCGTCGCCGGTTCCGGCCTCGGATACGCGTACGTCCGGCTCGACGGGAACCTCAAGGGCGTCGACATCAACGCCCAGCTCGGCAAGAACCGCCCGGACGACGTCGACAACGGCTCGATGGACATCCTGCTGCTCGGCTCCGACTCGCGCTCCGGCGCGAACGCCGCGTACGGCAAGGACGAGGGCGGCGCCCGCTCCGACACCGCGATGGTCGTGCACGTCTATCCGGGCCACAAGAAGGCGTCGGTGGTCTCCATACCGCGCGACACCCTCGTCGACCGGCCCATGTGCGCGAGCCCGCAGGGCGCCCCGGTCCCGGCCGAGCGGCGGGCCATGTTCAACACGGCGTACGAGGTCGGCGGGCCGGCCTGCGCCGTGAAGACCGTCGAGTCGATGTCCGGCATCCGCATGGACCACTACATCGAGGTCGACTTCGCCGGCTTCACGAAGCTCATCGACAAGCTCGGCGGCGTCGAGATCACCACGGCGAAGCCCATCAAGGACGCCAAGAGCCACCTCGACCTCGCGCCGGGCACCCACACCCTCGACGGCGAGCAGTCGCTCGGCCTGGTCCGCACCCGCAAGAGCGTCGGCGACGGCAGCGACCTCGGCCGCATCCAGCTCCAGCAGGCCTTCATGAAGGCGTTCATCGACCAGGTCAAGAACGTCGGCGTGTTCTCGAACCCCGCGAAGCTGTTCGGCATCGCGGACACCGCCACCAAGGCCATCACGCCCGACTCCGAACTGGATTCCGTCAACGAGCTGTCGAGCTTCGCCAGCGGTCTGTCGAAGCTGGGCGCCGACGACGTGCACATGATCACGATGCCGGTGGAGTACGACCCGGCGGACCCCAACCGCGTCCTGCCCGTCGAGGCCAAGGCGCAGCAGGTCTGGTCCGCCCTGAAGGCGGACCGGCCGATCCCGGCCTCGGCCACCCAGGACACCGCCACGGGCAAGGCCGACGGCATCGTGAAGTAGTCCGGAGCTGGTCCGGAGCCCACCGAAAGGAAGCGCCGGGACCCGCCCACGGCCTCGGCGGACCCCGCCCCCGGGGGCGCCGGGAATAGTCGCGGACCGACCCCGGTTTTGGGAGATACGGCCAGTCCTGGCAAACTGGTACGTCGGCCCCGGTTCACGCACGCGTATCCCGCACGGGCGACCCGGAGCCCTCCCTGAACTAGGAGACACCTTGAAGCGCGAGATCCACCCCGAGTACGTCGAGACCCAGGTCAGCTGCACCTGTGGCGCGTCGTTCACCACCCGTAGCACCCTCACCGAGGGCACCATCCGTGCCGAGGTCTGCTCCGAGTGCCACCCGTTCTACACGGGCAAGCAGAAGATCCTCGACACCGGCGGCCGCGTCGCCCGCTTCGAGGCCCGCTTCGGCAAGGCCGGCTCCGCCAAGAAGTAGCGAGCCTTTGCGCCGGTCTTCGGCTGCCCCTGCGCGGGGTGGCCGGGACCGGCGCTTTGCCGTCCCCGTAGCAACTGACGAAAACCACCCAGGAGCCCCCGATGTTCGAGGCGGTCGAGGAACTGGTCGGCGAGCACGTCGACCTCGAGAAGAAGCTCGCCGACCCTTCGGTTCACGCCGATCAGGCCAACGCGCGCAAGCTCAACAAGCGCTACGCCGAGCTGACCCCGATCGTCTCCGCGTACCTGTCCTGGAAGCGGACGGGTGACGACATCGAGACGGCCAAGGAGTTCGCGCACGACGACCCCGACTTCGCCGCCGAGGTCAAGCAGCTGGAGAAGCAGCGCGAGGAGCTCACCGAGAAGCTCCGTCTCCTGCTGGTCCCGCGCGACCCCAGTGACGACAAGGACGTCATCCTGGAGATCAAGGCAGGCGCCGGCGGCGACGAGTCCGCGCTCTTCGCGGGCGACCTGCTGCGCATGTACCTGCGCTACGCCGAGCGCGTCGGCTGGAAGACCGAGATCATCGACTCCACCGAGTCCGAGCTGGGCGGCTACAAGGACGTCCAGGTCGCGGTGAAGACCAAGGGCGGCAACGGCGCGACCGAGCCCGGCAAGGGCGTCTGGGCGCGACTGAAGTACGAGGGTGGTGTGCACCGCGTGCAGCGCGTGCCCGCCACCGAGTCGCAGGGCCGTATCCACACCTCCGCGGCCGGTGTGCTCGTCACGCCGGAGGCCGAGGAGGTCGAGGTCGAGATCCACGCGAACGACCTGCGGATCGACGTCTACCGCTCGTCCGGCCCCGGTGGCCAGTCCGTCAACACGACCGACTCCGCCGTCCGCATCACCCACCTGCCCACCGGCATCGTGGCCTCCTGCCAGAACGAGAAGAGCCAGCTCCAGAACAAGGAGCAGGCCATGCGTATCCTGCGTTCCCGGCTGCTGGCCGCGGCGCAGGAGAAGGCCGAGGCCGAGGCCGCCGACGCGCGCCGCAGCCAGGTCCGCACCGTCGACCGTTCCGAGAAGATCCGTACGTACAACTTCCCGGAGAACCGCATCTCGGACCACCGGGTCGGCTTCAAGTCGTACAACCTGGACCAAGTGCTCGACGGCGAGCTCGACGCGGTCATCCAGGCCTGCGTCGACGCCGACTCCGCCGCCAAGCTGGCGGCGGCGTAAGCACCCGCAAGACCGCCCCACAGCCCCACCCGCACCACGGAGGACCAGCGTGAACCTGCTGCTTGCCGAGGTGGCCCAGGCCACCCAGCGGCTGGCCGACGCCGGCGTTCCCTCACCGCGTTTCGACGCCGAGGAGCTCGCCGCGTTCGTGCACGGCGTGAAGCGGGGGGAGCTGCACAACGTCAAGGACGCCGACTTCGACGCCCGCTACTGGGAGGCGGTCGCCCGCCGCGAGGCGCGCGAACCGCTCCAGCACATCACCGGGCGGGCCTTCTTCCGCTATCTGGAGCTCCAGGTCGGCCCCGGTGTCTTCGTGCCCCGGCCGGAGACCGAGTCGGTCGTCGGCTGGGCCATAGACGCCGTCCGGGCGATGGACGTGGTCGAACCGCTCATCGTCGACCTGTGCACCGGTTCCGGCGCCATCGCGCTCGCCATGGCCCAGGAGGTGCCGCGCTCGCGCGTGCACGCCGTGGAGCTGTCCGACGACGCGCTGGTGTGGACCCGGAAGAACGCGGAGGACTCGCGCGTCACCGTCCACCAGGGCGACGCGCTCACCGCGCTGCCGGAGCTGAACGGCCAGGTCGACCTGGTCATCTCGAACCCGCCGTACATCCCGCTCACCGAGTGGGAGTACGTGGCGCCCGAGGCACGCGACCACGACCCGGACATGGCGCTGTTCTCCGGCGAGGACGGCCTCGACACCATCCGGGGCATCGAGCGCACCGCGCACCGGCTGCTGCGGCCCGGCGGACTCGTCGTCATCGAGCACGCCGACACCCAGGGCGGCCAGGTGCCGTGGATCTTCAACGAGGAGGCCGGCTGGACGGACGCCGCCGACCACCCCGACCTGAACAACCGGCCGCGCTTCGCGACCGCTCGCAAGGCGACGCCGTGACGGGGGTCGTGACCGGGACGGACGAGCGGTATGTTCCGCGCGTTCCGCGCAGTGCGTGTGTTCCGGAGACGACGACGCGGACGACGACGCGAGTGACCAACCAAAGGGAGGACCGGGACTGATGGCTCGGCGATACGACTGCAACGAGGCGACCGACCGGGCCACGGGTCTGCGTGAGGCCGCCTCCGCGGTGCGCCGCGGCGAACTGGTCGTGCTGCCCACCGACACCGTGTACGGGATCGGGGCGGACGCCTTCAGCTCGGAGGCCGTCGCGGACCTGCTCACGGCCAAGGGCCGCGGCCGCAACATGCCCACGCCCGTGCTCATCGGCTCCCCGAACACGCTGCACGGTCTCGTCACGGACTTCTCCGAGATGGCCTGGGAGCTCGTCGACGCCTTCTGGCCCGGTGCGCTGACCCTGGTCGCCCGGCACCAGCCGTCGCTCCAGTGGGACCTCGGCGACACCCGCGGCACCGTCGCGATCCGGATGCCGCTGCACCCGGTGGCGATCGAGCTGCTGACGGAGGTCGGCCCGATGGCGGTGTCCTCGGCGAACCTGACCGGTCACCCGGCGCCGGAGAGCTGCGACGCGGCCCAGGGCATGCTCGGCGACTCCGTCTCCGTGTACCTGGACGGCGGCCCGACGCCCGGCATCGTCCCGTCGTCCATCGTGGACGTCACCGGCAAGGCGCCGGTGCTGCTGCGCGAGGGCGCGCTGACCGCCGAGGACCTCCGGAAGGTGGTACCCGACCTCGAGGTGGCGAATTGACCGCCCCTGAGGGGCGTGGCATAGCGGGGCACGAGCACGAGTACGACCGCAGTACCTTCCGCATCCTCCACGTCAGCACCGGCAACGTCTGCCGCTCGCCCATCACCGAGCGGCTGACCCGCCATGCCCTGGCCGACCGGCTGGGCGACCCCCTGGGCGGGGGCCTGATCGTGGAGAGCGCGGGCACCTGGGGCCACGAGGGCGCCCCGATGGAGGCCAACGCGGAAGTCGTCCTCGCGGACTTCGGCGCGGACTTCAGCGGCTTCGTGGGCCGTGAGCTCCTCGACGAGCACGTCATACGCGCGGATCTGGTCCTGACCGCGACCCGCGACCACCGCGCGCAGGTCATCTCGATGGGGCACTCGGCGGGGCTGCGGACCTTCACGCTGAAGGAGTTCACCCGCCTCGTCCGCGCCATAGACCCGGCGACCCTTCCCGACCCGCGTGGGGCGTACGGGACGGTCGACCGCGCCCGCGCGCTGGTCCGTGCCGCCGCCGCTCTCCGCGGGTGGCTGCTCGCCCCGTCGGAGGAGGCGGACGAGGTGAACGACCCGTACGGCGCGCCGATCACCTTCTTCCGCTCGATCGGCGACGAGATCCAGCAGGCGCTGGATCCGGTCGTGACGGCGCTGACGGGCGTGCCCGCGCGGTACTGAGCCGGCGCGGGGGAGAGCCGCGCCGCGTCCGCCCGCGCCGCGATCCCGTCCGCCGCGTTCCCGGCCGCCTGCGCCGCGTTCCCGTCCGCCGCGTTTCCGTGCGCCGGACATCCCGGCCCGGGCCTTCATCCCTCCCGTCACCCCCGCCCCGCCCGTACACGCGCCCCTGACGGCCCCGTACGGCCTGCCCGCGCGCCGCGGGCAGGGGGAGAGCACCAAGGTGGAGCAGTGAGGGGGCACGAGGCGCTCAGGGTGCCTACAGTGGATTTCAGGCCACCCCCACCGCCCGGAGCGCCCCCATGCCCCCGCTCACCGCGCCGACCGAACCCGCGTCCCCCGACACGTCCCCGGCCGAGGCCGGGACCGAGGCCGGGACCGAGGCCGTGTCCGGCTTCGACGCGGGACTCGGCCTCCTGCGCCGGCAGGACCCCGAGATCGCGGACGTCCTGCTCGGCGAGGCACAGAGGCAGGCGGACGGGCTCCAGCTCATCGCGGCCGAGAACTTCACCTCGCCCGCCGTGCTCGCCGCCCTCGCCTCCCCGCTCGCCAACAAGTACGCCGAGGGCTACCCGGGCGCCCGCTACCACGGGGGCTGCGTCTACGCGGACGCCGCCGAGCGGATCGCCGTCGACCGCGCGAAGGCCCTGTTCGGCGCCGCGCACGCGAACGTGCAGCCGCACTCGGGTTCGTCCGCCGTGCTCGCCGCGTACGCCGCGCTGCTGCGCCCCGGCGACACCGTGCTCGCGATGAGCCTCGCGCACGGCGGGCATCTCACGCACGGCGCGCCCGCGAACTTCTCCGGCCGCTGGTTCGACTTCGTCTCGTACGGCGTGGACGCCGAGACCGGCCTCGTCGACTACGAGCAGGTCGCCGCGCTCGCCCGGCACCACCGGCCGAAGGCGATCGTCTGTGGCTCGATCTCGTACCCCCGCCATCTCGACTACGCGCTGTTCCGCTCCATCGCCGACGAGGTCGGCGCGTACCTCATCGCCGACGCCGCCCACCCGCTCGGTCTGATCGCCGGCGGCGCGGCGCCGAACCCCGTCCCGTTCGCGGACATCGTCTGCGGCACCACCCACAAGGTGCTGCGCGGCCCGCGCGGCGGTCTGGTGCTGTGCGGGGAGGAGCTGGCGGCACGGGTGGACCGGGCGGTGTTCCCGTTCACGCAGGGCGGCGCGCAGATGCACACGATCGCCGCGAAGGCGGTCGCGTTCGGGGAGGCGGCGACGCCGGCCTTCGCCGCGTACGCCCGCCGGGTCGTCGAGAACGCGCGCGTCCTGTCCGCCGCGCTCGCCGCCGAGGGCTTCGCGCCGACGACGGGCGGGACCGACACCCACCTCGTCACCGTCGACCCGACGCCGCTGGGCGTCGACGGCCGGGTCGCCCGCGACCGGCTCGCGGCCGCCGGGATCGTCCTCGACACGTGCGCGCTTCCGTACGGGGAGGGGCACGGCGAGGGGCGCGGCATCCGGCTCGGCACCGCCGCCGTGACCACGCAGGGCATGGGGACGGCGGAGATGGCGAGAATTGCCGCACTGTTCACCGCGGCGCTACGAGACGACGCCGGGGAAACGGCCCGGGTACGGGCGGATGTACGCGAGATCGCCGGGCGATTTCCGCCGTATAGCCGCTGAAACGCCGGTTACGGGAGCGCCTCCGCAACCGTTCGGGACGGGGATGTGTCCTCGACCATGGGGACGGCCCGGCTAGGGTGTGGGGCTGAGATGGCCAGCGATTCCTGTGGGGCAGCCCGTGCGTGATTACCTGCTGACGCTTTGTGTCACGGCCGCGGTGACCTATCTGCTGACCGGTCCGGTGCGGAAGTTCGCCATCGCGACCGGGGCGATGCCGGAGATCCGCGCACGCGACGTACACCGAGAACCGACACCGCGGCTCGGTGGCATCGCCATGTTCTTCGGACTGTGCGCGGGCCTGCTCGTCGCGGACCATCTGCAGAACCTCAGCAGTGTCTTCGAGCTGTCCAACGAGCCCCGCGCGCTGCTCTCCGGCGCCGCGCTGATCTGGCTCGTCGGCGTCCTGGACGACAAGTTCGAGCTGGACGCGCTCATCAAGCTCGGCGCGCAGATGATCTCCGCGGGCGTGATGGTCGTGCAGGGTCTGACGATCCTGTGGCTGCCCATCCCCGGTGTCGGCACGGTCGCCCTCACCCAGTGGCAGGGCACCCTCCTCACCGTCGCGCTGGTCGTCCTGACCATCAACGCGGTGAACTTCGTCGACGGCCTCGACGGCCTCGCGGCCGGCATGGTCTGCATCGCCTCGGCGGCGTTCTTCCTGTACGCGTACCGCATGTGGTACGGCCTCACGATCGAGGCCGCCGCGCCCGCGACGCTCTTCGCCGCGATCCTCATGGGCATGTGTCTGGGCTATCTGCCGCACAACATGCACCCGGCGCGGATCTTCATGGGCGACTCGGGCTCGATGCTGATCGGTCTGATCCTGGCCGCGTCCGCGATCTCGATCACCGGCCAGGTCGACCCCGACCTGCTGGAGATCTTCGAGGGTTCGACGAAGGCCGCCACCCACGCCGCCCTGCCGGTCTTCATCCCGCTGGTGCTGCCGCTGACGATCATCGCGATCCCGATGGCGGACCTGGTGCTGGCGATCGTGCGCCGTACGTGGAAGGGCCAGTCGCCGTTCGCGGCGGACCGCGGGCACCTGCACCACCGGCTCCTGGAGATCGGGCACTCGCACAGCCGTGCCGTGCTGATCATGTACTTCTGGTCGGCGCTCATCGCCTTCGGCACGCTGGCCTACTCGGTGCACTCGACGTCGATGTGGATCGTCCTCACCGTGGTCTTCCTGAGCGCGGTGGGTCTGGTGCTGCTGCTCCTGCCGCGCTTCACGCCGCGGGCGCCGAAGTGGGCGCAGGCGGTCGTGCCGCCGCGTTACCGGCGCCGCGCGTACCGTCTGGCGCAGGCTCAGGCGGCGGAGGAGGCCGCGAGGCTCGACTCCGGCGCCGGTCCGGTCACCGGATCCGAGACGGACGGGCCGGCGGCCGAGGAGGACCGCGAGCCCGTCCCGGCCGGGGTCAACGGAG contains the following coding sequences:
- a CDS encoding methylase of polypeptide chain release factors (Methylase of polypeptide chain release factors [Streptomyces venezuelae ATCC10712];~N5-glutamine S-adenosyl-L-methionine-dependent methyltransferase; Provisional;~S-adenosylmethionine binding site [chemical binding];~S-adenosylmethionine-dependent methyltransferases (SAM or AdoMet-MTase), class I; AdoMet-MTases are enzymes that use S-adenosyl-L-methionine (SAM or AdoMet) as a substrate for methyltransfer, creating the product S-adenosyl-L-homocysteine (AdoHcy); cd02440;~identified by MetaGeneAnnotator; putative) — translated: MNLLLAEVAQATQRLADAGVPSPRFDAEELAAFVHGVKRGELHNVKDADFDARYWEAVARREAREPLQHITGRAFFRYLELQVGPGVFVPRPETESVVGWAIDAVRAMDVVEPLIVDLCTGSGAIALAMAQEVPRSRVHAVELSDDALVWTRKNAEDSRVTVHQGDALTALPELNGQVDLVISNPPYIPLTEWEYVAPEARDHDPDMALFSGEDGLDTIRGIERTAHRLLRPGGLVVIEHADTQGGQVPWIFNEEAGWTDAADHPDLNNRPRFATARKATP
- a CDS encoding yrdC/sua5 family protein (Putative translation factor (SUA5) [Translation, ribosomal structure and biogenesis]; COG0009;~YrdC or Sua5 family protein, required for threonylc arbamoyladenosine (t(6)A) formation in tRNA [Streptomyces venezuelae ATCC10712];~identified by MetaGeneAnnotator; putative), which translates into the protein MARRYDCNEATDRATGLREAASAVRRGELVVLPTDTVYGIGADAFSSEAVADLLTAKGRGRNMPTPVLIGSPNTLHGLVTDFSEMAWELVDAFWPGALTLVARHQPSLQWDLGDTRGTVAIRMPLHPVAIELLTEVGPMAVSSANLTGHPAPESCDAAQGMLGDSVSVYLDGGPTPGIVPSSIVDVTGKAPVLLREGALTAEDLRKVVPDLEVAN
- a CDS encoding protein tyrosine phosphatase (Low molecular weight phosphatase family; cl00105;~identified by MetaGeneAnnotator; putative;~protein tyrosine phosphatase [Streptomyces roseosporus NRRL15998]), with protein sequence MTAPEGRGIAGHEHEYDRSTFRILHVSTGNVCRSPITERLTRHALADRLGDPLGGGLIVESAGTWGHEGAPMEANAEVVLADFGADFSGFVGRELLDEHVIRADLVLTATRDHRAQVISMGHSAGLRTFTLKEFTRLVRAIDPATLPDPRGAYGTVDRARALVRAAAALRGWLLAPSEEADEVNDPYGAPITFFRSIGDEIQQALDPVVTALTGVPARY
- a CDS encoding serine hydroxymethyltransferase (Serine-glycine hydroxymethyltransferase (SHMT). This family belongs to pyridoxal phosphate (PLP)-dependent aspartateaminotransferase superfamily (fold I). SHMT carries out interconversion of serine and glycine; it catalyzes the transfer of hydroxymethyl...; cd00378;~dimer interface [polypeptide binding];~folate binding site [chemical binding];~glycine-pyridoxal phosphate binding site [chemical binding];~identified by MetaGeneAnnotator; putative;~serine hydroxymethyltransferase [Streptomyces cattleya NRRL 8057 = DSM46488];~serine hydroxymethyltransferase; Reviewed; PRK00011), with the protein product MPPLTAPTEPASPDTSPAEAGTEAGTEAVSGFDAGLGLLRRQDPEIADVLLGEAQRQADGLQLIAAENFTSPAVLAALASPLANKYAEGYPGARYHGGCVYADAAERIAVDRAKALFGAAHANVQPHSGSSAVLAAYAALLRPGDTVLAMSLAHGGHLTHGAPANFSGRWFDFVSYGVDAETGLVDYEQVAALARHHRPKAIVCGSISYPRHLDYALFRSIADEVGAYLIADAAHPLGLIAGGAAPNPVPFADIVCGTTHKVLRGPRGGLVLCGEELAARVDRAVFPFTQGGAQMHTIAAKAVAFGEAATPAFAAYARRVVENARVLSAALAAEGFAPTTGGTDTHLVTVDPTPLGVDGRVARDRLAAAGIVLDTCALPYGEGHGEGRGIRLGTAAVTTQGMGTAEMARIAALFTAALRDDAGETARVRADVREIAGRFPPYSR